Part of the Neisseria brasiliensis genome is shown below.
ACTCTTACGCCGCCGCCAAAAAAGGCAAAACCGGCCTACAGCGCATCATTAATGCGTTTGGCTATTCCAAAGACGGCCTGAAAGCCGCTTACCGCTTTGAAAGCGCGTTCCGCCAATTGGTGTTACTCAATGCCATTTTGATTATCATCACCTTTTTGCTCAACTTCGGCCCCGCCACACGCACTTTGCTGATTATGGCTTCGTTTATTTCCTTGATTACCGAATTGTTCAACACCGCCATTGAAGCCGCGGTTGACCATACTTCCACCGAAAAACACGAGTTGGCCAAGCGTGCCAAAGATGCCGGCTCGGCCGCCCAGCTATTGGCCTTAACCCTGCTGGCACTGGTTTGGCTGATGTCGCTGTGGCGTGAATATGGGTTTAACCTGTTTTAACCTGCCTTTTAACCCATATCAAAGTCTTCAGACTGCTTTTTCCTGTAACATTATTCTATTACCATCATTCACCAAGGAATATGACATGAAAAAACTTTTGGCAACCTTAATTATCGCCGGTTTGGCAACTTCTGCTTCAGCCGCAGGCATTCATGTAAAAGATGCGTGGGCGCGCGCCACCGTAGAAGGCATGCACATGAGCGGTGCATTCATGACCATCCACAACGACAATGCCAAACAAGATTTCTTAATCGGCGGCAGCAGCGAAGTGGCCGAGCGTGTTGAAGTGCATACCCACATCAACGACAACGGCGTGATGCGTATGCGCGAAGTCAAAGGCGGCGTGCCATTACCGAGCAAAGCCAATACCGAATTGAAACCGGGCAGCTACCACATCATGTTTATGGGTTTGAAACGCGCCTTGAAAGATGGCGAAACCATTCCGGTAACGCTTAAATTCAAAAACGAAAAAGCGCAAACCATTCATGTGCCGGTGAAAACCGCCCCTATGCCTGCCGCGCATAAACACAACCACGGCGAAGGCGCACACAAACACTAGTTTGTTATACGTTGATAATGAAAACAGGCCGTCTGAAAACCATGGTTTTCAGACGGCCTTTCCATATTATTAAGACTACTAAATATGCTATAATTCCGCTTTAAATTTTCCGTTTCTCCCCCATATCTACCCGCATGAATACTCAACACACCCCACAAAACATCATCGTCGGCCTCTCCGGCGGCGTCGATTCATCCGTGACTGCTGCTTTGTTAAAAAAACAAGGCCATCATGTCAATGGCGTATTTATGCAAAACTGGGAAGACGATGACAACGACGAATATTGCAGCATCAAGCAAGATTCATTCGATGCCATTGCTGTGGCCGATATTGTCGGCATCGACATCGATATTGTGAATTTTGCCGAACAATACAAAGACAATGTGTTCGCCTATTTCTTAAAAGAATACAGCGCCGGCCGCACGCCAAATCCCGATGTATTGTGTAATGCCGAAATCAAATTCAAGTGCTTCTTGGATTACGCCATCGAACAAGGCGCGGACACCATTGCCACCGGCCACTACGCACGCAAAGAAGTACGCAACGGCGTGCATTACCTGCTCAAAGGTCTCGACCAAAACAAAGACCAAAGTTATTTCCTGTACCGCTTAAAACCGCATCAACTCGAGCGCGCCATTTTCCCATTGGGCGATTTGGAAAAACCTGAAGTTCGCCGTTTGGCTACTGAATTCGAGCTGCCGACCGCTGCGAAAAAAGATAGCACCGGCATCTGCTTTATCGGCGAGCGCCCGTTTCGCGAATTTCTGCAAAAATACCTGCCGACCAACAACGGTAAAATGGTCACACCTGAAGGTAAAGTGGTCGGCGAACACGTCGGCTTGATGTTTTACACCTTAGGCCAGCGCAAAGGTTTAGGCATTGGCGGCGCAGGCGAACCATGGTTTGTTGCCGCTAAAGATTTGGGCAAAAACGAATTAATCGTGGTACAAGGACACGATCATCCGCTGCTTTACACCAACAGCCTAATCATGAACGATTTGAGCTTTACCCTGCCTGAGCGTCCGCAACCTGGCCGCTACACCTGCAAAACCCGCTACCGTATGGCCGATGCCGCCTGCGAATTGCGCTATCTCGATGATGACACCATCGAATTAGTGTTCGATGAACCGCAATGGGCGGTCACCCCCGGTCAATCTGCTGTGATTTACGATGGCGATGTGTGCTTGGGTGGCGGTATCATTATGTCGACCGATAAACCGGTTATCATCAAATAAACGAAAGTCTCAGGCCGTCTGAACATTTCAGACGGCCTTTCTGTATTCAATCCGCTTAGGCTGTTATAATCTTTTCATCTAAACCATATCAATGGTTTTCTTCCATCTTATTACTACCACAAGAGACTGATTATCCATGGAAAAACCTTGGTTACAAAGTTATGAAACGGGCGTGGCGCATGAAATCGACATCACCCGCTACCAATCCATTATTGATGTATTCCAAAAAAGCGTCGCCAAATTCGGCGACAAACCGGCGTTTCAAAACATGGGCAAATCGCTCAGCTACAACGAAACCGCCAAGCTCGCCACTGAATTTGCATCCTATCTGCAAAACGTATTAAAGCTACAACGCGGTGAACGCGTGGCCATCATGATGCCGAATCTGCTACAATATCCGGTAGCTTTATTCGGCATTTTGCAGGCCGGTTTGGTGGTGGTGAACACCAACCCACTCTACACCCCGCGCGAACTGGAACACCAGCTCAAAGACAGTGGCGCCACCACCATTATCGTGTTAGAAAATTTTGCCAATACTCTGGAATTGGTATTGCCACGCACCGACATCAAAAACGTGATTATCGCTTCTGTTGGTGAGATGTTTGGCGCCATTAAAGGCAACCTGATAAACTTTGTTTTGCGCAAAGTGAAAAAAATGGTACCCGAATACCGCATTGCCAACACCATTACCTTTCAGACGGCCTTAAAACAAGGTGCGACGCATACGCTCCGACCGGTTGAATTAAACCGCGAAGATACCGCCCTGCTGCAATACACCGGTGGCACCACTGGTGTGGCTAAAGGTGCTATGCTCAGCCACGGCAATATTTGCGCCAATATGATGCAGGCGTCGGAATGGATTAAAAACCTGCTGCGCGAAGGCGAAGAAGTGGTGATCGCCGCGCTGCCGCTTTACCACATTTTTTCGCTCACCGTGAACCTGATGATTTTCTCCAATGCCGGTTCCAAAATTATTTTGATTACCAACCCGCGCGACATGAAGGGCTTTATCGGCGACATGAAAAAAGACCGCATCAGCGTGTTTGTCGGCGTGAACACCTTATTCAACGGTTTGGTCAACCGTCCTGAGTTTACCGAAATCGATTTTTCCAACCTGAAGCTGACTTTAGGCGGCGGCATGGCCAC
Proteins encoded:
- a CDS encoding copper chaperone PCu(A)C; protein product: MKKLLATLIIAGLATSASAAGIHVKDAWARATVEGMHMSGAFMTIHNDNAKQDFLIGGSSEVAERVEVHTHINDNGVMRMREVKGGVPLPSKANTELKPGSYHIMFMGLKRALKDGETIPVTLKFKNEKAQTIHVPVKTAPMPAAHKHNHGEGAHKH
- the mnmA gene encoding tRNA 2-thiouridine(34) synthase MnmA, with protein sequence MNTQHTPQNIIVGLSGGVDSSVTAALLKKQGHHVNGVFMQNWEDDDNDEYCSIKQDSFDAIAVADIVGIDIDIVNFAEQYKDNVFAYFLKEYSAGRTPNPDVLCNAEIKFKCFLDYAIEQGADTIATGHYARKEVRNGVHYLLKGLDQNKDQSYFLYRLKPHQLERAIFPLGDLEKPEVRRLATEFELPTAAKKDSTGICFIGERPFREFLQKYLPTNNGKMVTPEGKVVGEHVGLMFYTLGQRKGLGIGGAGEPWFVAAKDLGKNELIVVQGHDHPLLYTNSLIMNDLSFTLPERPQPGRYTCKTRYRMADAACELRYLDDDTIELVFDEPQWAVTPGQSAVIYDGDVCLGGGIIMSTDKPVIIK
- a CDS encoding diacylglycerol kinase; translated protein: MKNDSYAAAKKGKTGLQRIINAFGYSKDGLKAAYRFESAFRQLVLLNAILIIITFLLNFGPATRTLLIMASFISLITELFNTAIEAAVDHTSTEKHELAKRAKDAGSAAQLLALTLLALVWLMSLWREYGFNLF
- a CDS encoding AMP-binding protein, with product MEKPWLQSYETGVAHEIDITRYQSIIDVFQKSVAKFGDKPAFQNMGKSLSYNETAKLATEFASYLQNVLKLQRGERVAIMMPNLLQYPVALFGILQAGLVVVNTNPLYTPRELEHQLKDSGATTIIVLENFANTLELVLPRTDIKNVIIASVGEMFGAIKGNLINFVLRKVKKMVPEYRIANTITFQTALKQGATHTLRPVELNREDTALLQYTGGTTGVAKGAMLSHGNICANMMQASEWIKNLLREGEEVVIAALPLYHIFSLTVNLMIFSNAGSKIILITNPRDMKGFIGDMKKDRISVFVGVNTLFNGLVNRPEFTEIDFSNLKLTLGGGMATQRAVAEKWKKITGTPIVEAYGLTECSPGVCCNPLNIGAYSGGIGLPVSSTEVELRDGDGKLVQQGQPGEMWVRGPQVMKGYWNRPEETAKAIDSKGFIETGDIAVMDEKGWFKLVDRKKDLIVVSGFNVYPNEIEEVVAHHDKVLEVACIGVPNEKTGEALKVFVVKKDNSLTKEELIDFCRTELTAYKVPKDIEFRDELPKSNVGKILRRELRDEVLKK